The genomic stretch GTTTTGGCAGCTACGTGCGCAAGCGGTGGATTGGCTGACGCTGCATTTGGTCTTTACGGTACTAATGACGCTGGTATTCAAAATGCCGTTAGCGCTCATCAGCAACCTGATGATCAACGTTGCCATGGTGGCGATTGGACGAAACGACTGGGCCCTGCTGGGGGCAAACGTGCTGGTCACCGGCATCGTACCTGCCATGGTGACAGGCGTGGTGTGGCGGCTGGTTGATCGCCGGCTGCCGGATAATTTGATGGTCTTTCTATTTGCCTGTGGCTTTTTTGGTGCGGCGCTGTCGACATTGGTGGGTGGACTGTCGGCGGTGGCGCTCATCCTCATGGCGGGCACTGACCCTGAAGCCGTGTATCTGGCTCAAGAGTATGCCCGCTTTTTACCACTGCTGATGCCTTCCGAGGCCTTCATTACGGGGATGCTGCTCAGCATCCTGCTGGTCTACCATCCGAACTGGGTGGCCACGTTCAATGACCACCGTTATATCGACTCCCAGTAACGCAGGCGAGTGTATGCAGAGCGTCGGTGAGGATCAGCCCAGTGCCTGACCGTTGCCTCCACGAATTACCCCAACGCCGACGCCTTCGATATCCAGTTGCTGCGTGCGCAGATCGATCTCGATGGGGGCAAAGTCGGCGTTCTCGGCAATCAACGTCACTTGATGCCCCTGGCGTTTAAAACGCTTGACCGTGACTTCGTCTTCTAGTCGTGCTACCACGATCTGACCATCCCGCACGCGGTCGGTACGGTGAACGGCCAGTAAGTCGCCTTCCAAAATGCCGACATCTTTCATGGAGAGGCCGCGTACCCGCAATAAATAATCGGCCTTGGGCGTGAAGTACTCGGCAGGCAACGGGCAGTAACGGTCAATGTGCTCGGCGGCCAGAATCGGGCTGCCAGCGGCCACTTCACCAATCACGGGCAATCCGTTGGGGAGAGGGTCAGCGGCGACCGATGCTGTGGCAGGGGCTGGCGTATCGGCAGGTTCCAGCGGCTCTTGATTAGGCAGACGGATCCCACGGGACGTATTACGAATAATGCGAATGGCCCCCTTGCGCTCTAACGCGCGCAGGTGCTCTTCCGCTGCATTGGGAGAGCGGAAGCCAAGCGCTTTGGCGATTTCGGCGCGCGTTGGCGGATAACCCAGCTCACCCATGGTCTTAACGATGAAATCAAATACGTGCTGCTGACGTGCTGTGAGTGGACGCGACATACCAAACTCCAAAACAGTGAAAAGACAGTAGCTACATGTCGGCTTAATCAGTATGTGGTTAAGTATACAGTATGTTGCTCTGTCCAGTACATGGCGAGGACCACGAAAGCTAGACAAACATGAAACCCGTCAATGACTAGGCACGAATTGGATAAGAGATTGAGCCAGCAAAGCGAATGGCATAGTATTCAGCGTTGTTTAAAACACCTGTTTTTTGGAGGGCGTTATGGCCCAGTCGGATACGGTAACGCGTATTTTGGATACGGCAGAGGTGCTATTTGCAGAGCGAGGCTTTGCCGAGACGTCGCTGCGCAATATCACTAGCAAGGCGCGGGTCAATTTGGCCGCCGTGAATTACCACTTTGGTTCCAAAAAGGCGCTGATTCAAGCGGTGTTCGCCCGCTATCTCGATCCGTTCTCGGCGCGCTTTCATACCGCACTGGATGAACTAGAGGCGCGCTACCAGGGCCAGCCGATTCCCCTAGAAGTGTTGCTGGAAACCATGGCGACCACGGTGCTCGCCGTTCCCGCCGAGCGCAATAGCTTAAAAGTGTTCATGCGACTGCTAGGGTTGGCCTACAGCCAAGCGCAGGGACATTTGAGGCGTTACATCCAGCAGCAGTATGGTGATGTGTTCACCCGTTTTACGGAGCTGGTGCGCAAAGCGACGCCGGATCTGCCGGACGCCGAGCGCTTCTGGCGGCTACACTTTATGTTAGGAACGGTAATATTCACGCTGTCAGGGCTGGATGCACTGCGCGATATTGCTGCCAAGGATTATCAAGAGCAGGTCACGGTGCGTGATTTGGTGCGACGGCTGCGTCCTGTCGTAGTGGCGGCCATGAATGCACCGTTACCCGCTGTGGTTGAAGAGGGTCACCATGGTAACGCCCAAGCTAGCTGAGCTGCCGCCAACACGCGGGGGTTGGATAGAGATCGATACCCAGCGCCAGAGGCTGTGCTGGTGGCAAGGGAACGACATTCAGCATGAGTGTGCGATTTCGACGGGGCTGGCAGGCGTGGGGCAGGAAGAGGGTAGCGGTCAAACACCGCTTGGCTGGCACTATGTGCGAGCGTCGATTGGCCGCGGTTGTCCGGATAATGCCGTGTTTCGTGGTCGCCGCTGGACAGGCGAAGTCTTTTCGCCAGAGCTTGCGGCCGCGCACCCCTCGCGCGACTGGATTTTGACGCGCATTCTATGGCTGTGCGGGTTGGAGCGGGGTGTGAACCGCGGAGGGAGCGTGGATTCCCAGCGGCGCTATATTTATCTGCACGGTACCCCCGAGGACCAGCCCATGGGCGAGGCCGCTTCTCACGGTTGCATACGCCTGCGCAATGACGATTTACACTTCTTATTCGACCATGCCCAGCCCGGTACGCCGGTTTGGCTTCATTAAGCCCATTGATGCGGCGTCCTGCCAGAATTTTGACACGCTAAGCGGTTAGTCTAGAATGGCGCCCTTTTTTGTTGGATTCACCACCATGACGCAACCCATCGGCCCGGTCATGCTTGACCTAGAAGGGCCACAGTTATCCAACGCGGAAAAGCGCCTGCTAAAAGATCCCGCCGTGGGCGGTGTGATTCTGTTTGCCCGTAACGTCGAAGACGCATATCAAGTTCGCAAGCTGTGCGAGAGCATTCGTCGTGTGAGAGGCGATTTGCTGCTGGGGATCGATCAAGAGGGGGGGCGTGTCCAGCGAATCAAGCAGGGCGTTACCCGGTTACCCGCCATGGCGCGTCTTGGTGAGCTGTTCGCCACCGACCCAGTAGCAGGTTTGAGCCTCGCCAAAGATACCGGCTGGCTGTTAGGCATGGAGATGGCCGCCTGCGGGCTGGATATTAGCTTCGCTCCCGTATTGGACGTGGAAAGTGGCGTGTCCAGCGTGATTGGTGAGCGCAGCTTCAGCAGTGACCCGCTTCACGTGGCCAAACTTGGCCATGCGTTTGTCGAAGGCTTGCATGATGCCGGCATGGCCGCCGTGGGTAAGCACTTTCCCGGCCATGGGGGCGTGGCGGCAGACTCCCACGTGGCGCTACCCGTCGATGACCGGACGCTGGCGGAATTGAAAGCCCGCGACCTCGTGCCGTTTCGCGAGTTGGCGAGCGTCTTGAACGGCATCATGCCGGCCCATGTGATCTATTCGGCTTTTGACAAACGTCCCGCCGGATTTTCGCCAACATGGCTGGGCATGCTGCGTGAATCGCTCGGGTTCAAAGGGTGTATTTTCTCGGATGATTTGAGCATGGCCGGTGCGCACGAAGCCGGTGGCCCCGCGGAGCGCGCCAAGGCAGCTCTGGCGGCTGGCTGTGACATGCTGCTGATATGTAATGATCGTGCGGCGGCTCTTGAAGTCGTTCACGCCTGTGACGGGGTGTTGAACAAACGTCCTGCCAAATTACGTTACGGTCGCGCAAGGCCAGAGCTCGATGCTTTGGCTGCGCTTGGTCGCTGGCGGCGCACCCATGCCAAACTCGACGCGTTGGCACACTGATTTTTATACCGTTATCTTTTTGAAGGCTTTGTGGAGAAGTAGCATGTCCAAGTTGGATACAGAAGCGCTTGAATCGCTGGATTCCATGCGTGAGTTGATGGATAACGCCGACTGCCTGATTTCGCAAGAACAGGTAGAGCGGGCGCTGGATCGCATGGCAGAGGAGATCACGCGTGACTTGGGCGACAAGCTGCCGGTGTTTTATTGCGTCATGAACGGTGGGCTCATCACGACGGGGCACTTGTTGACACGTCTGGGGTTCCCGCTAGAGGTGGATTACCTGCACGCCACGCGGTATCGGAACGAACTGCGCGGTGGTGAGCTTTTCTGGCGCGTCTCGCCTGAAGTGCCCATGGCGGGACGTCATGTGGTCATCGTCGATGACATTCTGGACGAAGGGGCGACGCTGGCCGCCATCCTCGAATACTGCAAAGAGGCGCAGGCCGCCAGTGTCACGACCGCCGTACTGGTCGACAAGCAGCACGACCGTAAAGCAGTGCCGGGTCTGAAGGCCGACTACTGCAGTCTGGAAGTGGCCGACCGTTACGTTTTCGGTTTTGGTATGGATTACAAAGGCTATTGGCGTAACGCCCCAGGGATTTTTGCGCCTAAGGGCATGTAATACAAAGCGTTGCCTAGCGGGGAGAGAAGCGCCTCGCTAGGCCCGTCTCCGCGATCATGCGGGTCGAAATCTCCTCCACGGAAAACCGCGTCGTATCGATGTAAGGAATGTGCATCGTTCGATACAGCGATTCCGCCTGCTCTACCTCCTGCAAGCATTGATCCATCGAGCTATAGCGGCTGTTGGGTCTGCGCTCATTGCGAATGGCCGATAGCCGACGGGCATCGATGGTCAAACCAAACAGCTTGTGTCGATGGGCTGCCAATGCCTTGGGCAGCTTAAGGTGGCCGTCTTCGTCCAGATCGTCCTCGGTCAGCGGGTAGTTGGCTGCACGAATACCGAATTGCAGCGCGAGATACAACGACGTGGGGGTTTTTCCGCAGCGAGAAACGCCTACCAGAATGATGTCGGCTTTGTCGTATTGGTGCGTGCGCGCACCATCGTCGTTATCCAGTGCAAAGTGGACCGAATGGATGCGATCCATGTAGACATCGTCACTCCCGATGGAGTGAGTGCGACCGACGCTGTAGGAGGAGTGGGTTTCCAGCTCCTGTTCGAGCGGCTCCAGGAACGTCGAAAAAATATCCACTTTGAATCCTGATGCCTGACGAATGACGTTCCGGATGTTTTGATCCACTATGGTATCGATGATGATGGGGCGGTGACCGTCGCGGATAGCGGTGGACTCGATGATCTCGGCCAGCGCTTGGGCTTTCTCCACCGTATCGATATAGGGTTTGGTCAGCATGTTGATCTCGACATCGCTGAATTGGGCCAGCAGGCTGCGTCCCAAACTCTCTGCAGTGATGCCGGTACCATCGGAAATGAAAAAGGCCGTTCGCTTCATAGACTGTTCCGCCAGCTAAGGGTGCATGATGCGTCTATTGTGGGCTGCGTCTGCCGTCAGCACAACGCTTCACCGTCACTACATAAAACGGCTATATCAGTGAGTTGTTGTAAAAATCCTCCACTCCCTTCGCTGTTAGACCAATGGCGAATAGGAACGCGTGGTGCTAGGGTGACAACGTCTAACAGTGTCGCCCTATGGGGTTGCAACAAAGTCTGAAAGCGAGGGGGTTGCGTGGAAGAGTACATTCTGTGGTTCGATCAGCTAGGTATGGCAGACGTCGAACGCGTGGGTGGTAAAAACGCCTCGCTGGGCGAGATGATTTCCAATCTGTCGGGGGTTGGCGTGACGGTGCCCGGCGGCTTCGCGACCACTGCCCACGCGTATCGCGAGTTTCTCTCCCATGAGGGGCTGAACGACCGCATTAATGACACGCTCGCTCGCTTGGACGTTGACGATGTCAAAGCCCTGGCCGAAGCCGGTAAGACGATTCGTCAGTGGATCATCGATACGCCACTGCCTCCCGCTTTCGAGGCCGCGCTGCGCGATGCTTACGAAAAGCTCCAGGCTCAGCACCCCAGTCTGAAAGTCGCCGTTCGCAGCTCTGCCACTGCAGAAGATCTGCCGGACGCCTCTTTTGCAGGGCAGCAAGAGACCTTCTTGAACATCGAAGGGTTTGCCAATATCAAACACGCCGTGCATGAAGTGTTTGCTTCGCTGTTCAACGATCGCGCCATTTCCTACCGCGTTCACCGTGGCTACGCTCATGAAAACGTGGCGCTATCAGCAGGCGTCCAGAAGATGGTGCGCTCTGAAACCGGTGCTTCCGGCGTAATGTTTACCCTCGATACGGAGTCAGGCTACCGCGATGCCGTCTTCGTCACGGCCTCATGGGGGTTGGGTGAAACCGTGGTACAGGGGGCTGTCAATCCCGACGAGTTTTATGTGCACAAGCCCACTTTGGCCGCAGGTCGCCCGGCGGTGCTGCGCCGCACGCTGGGGTCCAAGCTGATCAAGATGGTTTATGGGCAAGATGCTAGCGCCGGTAAGTCCGTCGACACCGTCGATGTACCTTTCAAAGATCGCGGTCGCTTCTGTATCAACGATGAGCAGGTGATGGACCTCGCCCGTCAGGCGGTGACCATCGAGCAACACTACCAGCGCCCGATGGACATCGAGTGGGCGCTGGATGGCGACGATGGAAAGCTCTACATCGTACAGGCGCGTCCGGAAACCGTGGTGTCTCAGCAGGAGGGCGGGAAGCTCGAACGCTTCCAGCTACGCGAAAAGGGCCGCACCCTGATTACCGGTCGCGCCATCGGTCAGCGTATTGGACGTGGGGCGGTCAAGATCGTCTTGAGTCCCGATGAGATGGACAACATTCAGGAAGGCGACATCCTGGTCACCGATATGACGGACCCCGACTGGGAGCCGATCATGAAGCGCGCTTCGGCCATCGTGACGAACCGTGGTGGCCGCACCTGCCACGCGGCCATCATTGCCCGTGAGCTGGGTATTCCGGCGGTGGTGGGCTGTGGCGATGCCACAACGCAGCTTCAGGAAGGTACCGACGTAACGGTGTCCTGTGCAGAAGGCGACACTGGTCACGTGTATGAAGGGCTATTGGCCTTTGACTGCAACGTGTCCAGCGTCGATTCGATGCCGGAAATCCCCTTTAAAATCATGATGAACGTGGGTAACCCAGATCGTGCGTTCGGCTTTGCAAGCTTACCCCATGCTGGGGTTGGCCTCGCGCGACTGGAGTTCATCATCAACCGCATGATCGGTGTGCACCCGAAAGCGCTGCTGGAATACGATACGCTGCCTGCCGATCTTCAACAGGTGATCGACCTGCGTACCGCTGGCTATGCCGACCCGGTGAGCTTCTACGTCGATAAGCTGGTCGAAGGGATCTCCACGCTGGCAGCAGCATTCTACCCGCAACGAGTGATCGTCCGCCTGTCGGATTTCAAATCCAACGAGTATGAAAACCTGATTGGCGGCAAACTCTATGAGCCGGGCGAAGAGAACCCGATGCTGGGCTTCCGTGGTGCTTCCCGCTATATTTCGGACGCATTTCGTCCCTGCTTCGAGCTCGAGTGTCGCGCGTTGAAGCGCGTGCGTGACGAGATGGGCTTCACGAACGTCGAAATCATGGTGCCATTCGTTCGCACCACCGACGAGGCACGCGAAGTAGTGGACCTGCTGGCCGCTAACGGCTTACCGCGTGGCGGGGACGAACATCCAGACGGTTTGAAAGTCATCATGATGTGCGAGCTGCCAGCCAATGCGCTGCTGGCGGATGAGTTCCTCGAGTACTTCGACGGTTTCTCGATCGGGTCGAACGATCTTACCCAGCTAACCCTGGGCTTAGATCGGGATTCCGGCATAGTGGCGCATCTGTTCGATGAACGTAATCCCGCAGTGAAAAAGCTGCTCGCCATGGCGATCAAAGCCTGTAAAGAGAAGGGTAAGTACGTGGGCATTTGCGGCCAGGGGCCGTCCGACCACCCGGATCTTGCTAAGTGGTTGATGGAGCAGGGTATCGATTCGGTGTCGCTCAACCCTGATGCGGTCCTGGAAACTTGGTTCATGCTGGCAGGTGAAACCATCGCCTAACGCATTGTTCATACGCTTAGCGTGCTTGCTATTTTGCGCCCGACCATTGTGTCGGGCGCAGTCGTTTTATAGGCTACGCTGTTGTTTGAACGACGACCGGGCGATTCCGCCTAGGATGTTAACGTCAGCGCGAAGGTTTCAAGGAGAAAAGCGATGCGGCCAACAAGGGCACTCTCACTGACTGGTTTACTGCTGGTGCCAATGGTGAGCTGGGGGTTTAGTTACGAGACACCCTCCATTACACCGGAAGTGGGATCAGGTTTCGAAGAGAAGCCCGGTTGGGCGGCTGACACCTTTGCCGTGGCGGCAGCGAACCCGCTAGCCACCGATGCAGGCTACCAAGTGCTCAAAGCGGGTGGCAATGCCATCGATGCGGCAGTAGCCGTACAAATGGTATTGACGCTGGTCGAACCGCAGTCCAGCGGTATCGGCGGTGGCGCTTTTTTAATGCACTTCGACGGAGCGAAGGTGCAAGCCTACGATGGCCGCGAAACGGCGCCTGCCGCAGCCACTGGGGAGCTGTTCATGGAAAACGGTGAGCCGCTGCCCTTTATGGATGCCGTGGCCAGCGGTCTCTCAGTGGGTGTGCCCGGTACGGTACGCATGTTGGAGCAAGCCCACGCCGAGCACGGACAGCTCCCTTGGGAAGCGCTCTTCGAGCCTGCGATCACGTTGGCAGAGGAGGGGTTTGCCGTCAGTCAGCGACTGCATACCAGCCTTGCCAACGACGAGGCCTTGCGTCAGAACGAGCGTGCCCGGGCATTTTACTACACAGCCGATGGCGAACCTCTTGAGGTGGGTTCCTCCCTAAAAAATCCTGCGTTGGCTGCCATTTTGCGCCTTATCGCGGAGGAAGGCAGCGCCGCATTTTATGAAGGAGCGGTCGCGGAGGATTTGGTCGAGCAAGTGCAATCACACCCCGTCCGGCCAGGTACCATCACGCTGGAGGATATCAGCGGTTATCAGTCGTTAGAGCGTGAGCCGCTGTGTACTCCCTGGCAGCAGTGGGAGGTGTGTGGTTTTCCTCCCCCCTCGTCGGGTCATCTTACCGTCATGCAGATTCTAGGCATGATGGACCAGCAGCCGCTGCTCGAAGCGCCGCTGGAGGATGGCGTGACCAGTAGCGGTTGGTTGCATCAGTTCTTGGAAGCCTCTCGACTGGCCTTTGCTGACCGTGGTCGCTACATCGCCGATCCTGACTTCGTCGATGCACCCGGCGGCGACTGGTCGCTGATGCTGGCGCCCGATTACCTGGACAAGCGTAGCCAGCTCATCGGCGACGAGAGCATGGGAGAAAGCGCCGAGCCTGGTAACCCAGGCGAACTCACCGTTAGCTTTGCCAGCCAGCCGGAGCAGCCCGAGTATGGCACGAGCCACATCAGCATCGTCGATGCCGACGGCAATGCCATCGCTATGACCACGACGATCGAACAGGCCTTTGGATCACGACTACTGGCGGATGGCGGGACCGACCTGCCCGGCGGTTACTTGCTCAACAATGAGCTAACGGATTTCTCGTTTACCCCAGAGATCGATGGCCAGCCAGTGGCCAACCGCGTCGAGCCGGGTAAGCGACCCCGCTCTAGCATGAGCCCGACTCTGGTGTTCGACCAGGAAAGCGGTGACCTGGTGGCGAGCCTAGGCTCCCCGGGGGGAGCGGCCATCATTCACTACACGGCGCGCACGCTGGCGGCCATGCGCGATTGGGGGTTGAACGCTCAAGAGGCGTTGAATCTCCCCCACGCGATTACCCTAGGGGGGATGTTTACCTGGAAGAGGGGCGTTTTCCCGAATCGACGATCGAATCTCTGCGTGAGCGTGGCCATACCGTCAGTGAGCGTGAGTTAACGAGCGGCTTGCAAGCCATCCAGCGTTTGGAAGATGGCACCCTGTACGGTGGAGCCGACCCTCGTCGTGAAGGCGTCGTCATGGGCGAGTAAGACTCGCTGTCACTGGCGTAGCCAGTTACGTAGCTTGACCAACATGAGGCCGCCGTCGCTGAGAGCACGGCGGTCTTCTATGAGAGCACGCAGCCGATCTGGGTAGTCGGTGATGATGGCATCGACCCCTAAGTCAATCAGCGCCGACATGCGTGCTCGGTCATTGACCGTCCAGGCATGAATTTCGTACCCAAAACGAGCCGCCAAACGAACTTCCTGTCCGCTAATACGGTTATGACGCAGCCCCAGCGCGTCAAACTGGCGACGATCCAGCGTGCCCGGCAGTATTAGCTGCGCCAGCAGTGTCACCCGTAGTTCGGGCGCCTGCGCTTTGATGAAGCGTACCAAGTCAGGTGACATGGTCGCCATGCGCATCTCCATCAGCGCATTGGGAAAACCGCAAGCGGCCATGCCGGTCAGTGCGCTCTGCTGCGTTGCCCAGCAGCGATAGCGAATGTCACTCTCCTGATTCAGCGTCTCGATGACCGCGTGTGCGAGCGCTTGCTCTTGGCCCGGTAGCGCTTTCATATCGATCATCAGTGACGCTCGACCGCGAACGGTGCGCAAGGCGTCATCCAGCCCAGCGATGCGCTCGTTCTGGAACGCGTCGCCAAACCAGCTGCCTACATCGATGTCGTTCAACTCTCGACGCGTCAGGTCACCAAATTCCCGTGGATCGCCGGTGAGCCGAGCAAGCGTGCGGTCGTGATACAGCATGACCTGTTGATCGGCGCTCAAACGAACATCCAGCTCAACGGCGTGGGCTCCATCCTCCAGTGCCTGCGTGACGGCCGCCAGCGTATTCTCCGGTGCCACCATGGAGCTGCCGCGATGGGCAATGATGGTTACGCTGTCGCGGATCTCGAAGCTGTTGAGAATCCACCATGCTTGCAGACCTGCCAAAAGCAGGACACTGAGCTCCAGTGCCCATGCCATGCGTCCAGAGTGTGCATCGGCCGACGGTGGCGCTGGGCGGGGTTCTTGATGGGCCAGTTGTACGTATAGACAAGCCGACAGCAGAGCGTTAGTGGCAATACCCAGAAAGGTTAGGGTCAGGGTGATTAATACGTAGCCAGTCAAGTAGGCCAGCATCGCCGGTATCAACAAGGCGTTATGCTCGGGGAGCCACCACAGTAGCGGCGTGACTATGCTGTCGAACAGCCATGTAATGACGATGGGTAGGCTGATGATGATCACTAACAGAGTAAGTACCGCGCCGCCAATCGAACGATGCCAGCCGCGGGTCAAGCGAACGCTTCGTTTTAGCGCTTGTAAAGGCGAGCAGGTTTCCAAGGCCACGAGCGGCAGTGCCAACAGCCAGCGTAAGTACAGCCATGCGGCTAGCAGCAGCCACAGCGTGACGAGCGGAAGCACGCACGCCAGAAAATACCACAGCACCGGTGGGCGGACGCGCTGAAGATAGTAAGGATCGATGCCGCTCAGCCACAGCTCATACAGCCACGTCAGCGCCAACATAAAGGGGGCCATGAGCAGCAGGTGGCTGCCCACTTGCAGGATGACCAGCAGCGCCAGCGCCGGAAGTCGGCGAGTGCTTAGCCACAACGCCTCGAATGCCAGTCGGTAGTGGTGGTCTTTCGGCCTCACCGCAACGTGCAACATACCCGCCTGCTGCCAGTAGATCAGTAAAAACGTCAGGCCAAGGCCGACCAGCATGACCAGTAACCCTGTAGGGCTGAAAAGCAGCGCCAAGAGCGCGTCCGTCGTAACCACCGTGCGATTGAGCTGCGCCAGCAAGCGCTGGGACAGCCAAGCAACGGCTGGAACCAATAAGGCAGAGGCCAGCAGGGTAAACAGCAGGTGATAAGCAATCAGTGGACGGAGATGGTCTCGCAGGGTGCGAAGGAGGGCATGGCCTAATGAGGTGAGCGGCTGCATGGTCACAAAAGTGTCAGAGTGAAGCCTCAGGGTGGCACTCTCTGCCACCCCTGGCAAGTGGGTTCAAGAGAGCTTTAACGGCTGCTCGGCTATGAGAATGCCGTTGTTGTCGGCATAGAGCCATTGACCAACGCGCAGCGTGACACCCGCAAACGTAACCGCAACGTCTCGCTGGCCCTCGCCGCGTTTATCACTCTTACGTGGGTGGCTGCCCAGTGCCTGGACACCTAGTGGAAGGGTGGCCAGGATATCGACATCTCGGACACAGCCATACATGACGACCCCGGCCCAGCCGTTTTGTGCGGCCTGCTCCGCTAGCATGTCGCCGAGCATGGCGCAGCGATGCGACCCACCAGCATCCACTACCAGCACGGCGCCTTCACCGGGCTCCGCCACGGCCTGCTTCACTAGGGAGTTGTCCTCGAAGCACTTTACCGTACGAATGGGACCATAAAAGCTGTCGACACCGCCGAAGTTTGCAAAGAGAGGCTCGAGCACCTCGACATCGGGGTAAGCGTCGCACAGATCGGGGGTAACCACTTGAGTTGTCGTTGTCATCGTTGACTCCTGTGTTGACGGCACTATGTTCATAGCGGCATAAAAAACGCCCCGTCCTTGAAAGGAAGGGGCGTTCTGTCATCGGCTCAGCGAGGCATTACCCTGGCTGCGATGTTGCGAGCATCGGCGATGGGTCGGTGCCACGAAGCATTTACGCTTCTTGAGCAACCGGAATCACGTTCGAGGCGATTTTTTGATACTCCTCGATTTCGTGGAAGTTCATGTAACGATAGATCTCGCCTGCCATGGCGTCAAACTCGCCCATGTAACGCTGATACTCATCAACGGTGGGCAGGCGACCTTCTACAGCGGCAACCGCTGCCAGCTCTGCTGAGGCGAGGTAGACATTGGCACCATCGCCCAGGCGGTTCGGGAAGTTACGTGTAGACGTGGACACCACGGTGCTCTTCGCGGCAACGCGTGCCTGGTTACCCATACACAGTGAACATCCCGGCATTTCCATGCGAGCGCCTGCACGGCCGTAGATGCCGTAGTAACCCTCTTCGGTCAGCTGGTGCTGATCCATTTTGGTCGGCGGCGCGAGCCACAGACGGGTTTTCAGACTGCCCGCAGGCTGTTTCTCGAGCAATTTACCTGCCGCGCGGAAGTGACCGATGTTGGTCATGCACGAACCGATAAACACTTCGTCGATTTTTTCACCGGCAACGTCAGACAGTAAGCGGGCGTCGTCCGGGTCGTTCGGGGCGCAAAGAACCGGCTCTTTGATGTCAGAGAGATCGATCTCGATGACTTCGGCGTATTCGGCGTCTTTGTCGGCACGCATCAGACTCGGGTTCGCCAGCCATGCTTCCATGCCTTCGATACGGCGGCTAATAGTACGCTCATCACCGTAACCGTTGGCAATCATCCACTTCAGCAGTGTGATGTTGGATTTCAGGTACTCGGTCACGCTCTCTTCGGACAGCGTGATGGTACAGCCAGCGGCGCTGCGCTCAGCGGAGGCGTCGGAAAGCTCGAATGCCTGCTCGACGGTGAGGTCTTCCAGGCCTTCGATCTCCAGCACGCGACCGGAGAAGGCGTTTTTCTTGCCGGATTTCTCGACGGTCAGCAGGCCCTGCTTGATGGCGTACAGCGGAATGGCATGAACCAGGTCGCGCAGCGTGACGCCCGGCTGGCGCTTGCCTTTGAAGCGCACCAGCACGGACTCTGGCATGTCCAGCGGCATGACGCCGGTCGCG from Halomonas meridiana encodes the following:
- a CDS encoding energy-coupling factor ABC transporter permease, with the translated sequence MSFAQSVLAPWALVMSGLLSLGVMGWCVWLRPWQPLLDDPALQHRWLAATLIVMLFWQLRAQAVDWLTLHLVFTVLMTLVFKMPLALISNLMINVAMVAIGRNDWALLGANVLVTGIVPAMVTGVVWRLVDRRLPDNLMVFLFACGFFGAALSTLVGGLSAVALILMAGTDPEAVYLAQEYARFLPLLMPSEAFITGMLLSILLVYHPNWVATFNDHRYIDSQ
- the lexA gene encoding transcriptional repressor LexA, yielding MSRPLTARQQHVFDFIVKTMGELGYPPTRAEIAKALGFRSPNAAEEHLRALERKGAIRIIRNTSRGIRLPNQEPLEPADTPAPATASVAADPLPNGLPVIGEVAAGSPILAAEHIDRYCPLPAEYFTPKADYLLRVRGLSMKDVGILEGDLLAVHRTDRVRDGQIVVARLEDEVTVKRFKRQGHQVTLIAENADFAPIEIDLRTQQLDIEGVGVGVIRGGNGQALG
- a CDS encoding TetR/AcrR family transcriptional regulator — encoded protein: MAQSDTVTRILDTAEVLFAERGFAETSLRNITSKARVNLAAVNYHFGSKKALIQAVFARYLDPFSARFHTALDELEARYQGQPIPLEVLLETMATTVLAVPAERNSLKVFMRLLGLAYSQAQGHLRRYIQQQYGDVFTRFTELVRKATPDLPDAERFWRLHFMLGTVIFTLSGLDALRDIAAKDYQEQVTVRDLVRRLRPVVVAAMNAPLPAVVEEGHHGNAQAS
- a CDS encoding L,D-transpeptidase, producing the protein MVTPKLAELPPTRGGWIEIDTQRQRLCWWQGNDIQHECAISTGLAGVGQEEGSGQTPLGWHYVRASIGRGCPDNAVFRGRRWTGEVFSPELAAAHPSRDWILTRILWLCGLERGVNRGGSVDSQRRYIYLHGTPEDQPMGEAASHGCIRLRNDDLHFLFDHAQPGTPVWLH
- the nagZ gene encoding beta-N-acetylhexosaminidase, whose translation is MTQPIGPVMLDLEGPQLSNAEKRLLKDPAVGGVILFARNVEDAYQVRKLCESIRRVRGDLLLGIDQEGGRVQRIKQGVTRLPAMARLGELFATDPVAGLSLAKDTGWLLGMEMAACGLDISFAPVLDVESGVSSVIGERSFSSDPLHVAKLGHAFVEGLHDAGMAAVGKHFPGHGGVAADSHVALPVDDRTLAELKARDLVPFRELASVLNGIMPAHVIYSAFDKRPAGFSPTWLGMLRESLGFKGCIFSDDLSMAGAHEAGGPAERAKAALAAGCDMLLICNDRAAALEVVHACDGVLNKRPAKLRYGRARPELDALAALGRWRRTHAKLDALAH
- a CDS encoding hypoxanthine-guanine phosphoribosyltransferase, with product MSKLDTEALESLDSMRELMDNADCLISQEQVERALDRMAEEITRDLGDKLPVFYCVMNGGLITTGHLLTRLGFPLEVDYLHATRYRNELRGGELFWRVSPEVPMAGRHVVIVDDILDEGATLAAILEYCKEAQAASVTTAVLVDKQHDRKAVPGLKADYCSLEVADRYVFGFGMDYKGYWRNAPGIFAPKGM
- a CDS encoding pyruvate, water dikinase regulatory protein; amino-acid sequence: MKRTAFFISDGTGITAESLGRSLLAQFSDVEINMLTKPYIDTVEKAQALAEIIESTAIRDGHRPIIIDTIVDQNIRNVIRQASGFKVDIFSTFLEPLEQELETHSSYSVGRTHSIGSDDVYMDRIHSVHFALDNDDGARTHQYDKADIILVGVSRCGKTPTSLYLALQFGIRAANYPLTEDDLDEDGHLKLPKALAAHRHKLFGLTIDARRLSAIRNERRPNSRYSSMDQCLQEVEQAESLYRTMHIPYIDTTRFSVEEISTRMIAETGLARRFSPR